The genomic DNA AACCCCGACACCGCGACGCCGGAGTTGCTGGGGCTTCTGCGATCTGGATATGTGAACCGGGTGAGCATGGGTGCGCAGTCGTTCCATGCGGCGCACCTGCGGACGCTGGAGCGGCATCATGATCCGGAATCGGTGCCGCGTGCGATCGAGTCGGCACGCGCTGCGGGAATCGGGCGTCAATCCCTTGACCTGATTTACGCGATCCCAGGCCAGACTCTGGCGGACCTAGACCGCGATCTTGATTCGGCGCTCGCGCTCGGGACGGAGCACCTCTCCGCGTACACGCTGACATATGAGCCGGGCACGGCCATGACCGCTCGCCTCTCGCGGGGGGAGTTTGTTCGCGCTGAGGAAGACCTTGAGGCGGACATGTTTGAGCATGTCGCGCAGCGGCTCTCTTCGGTCGGGCTCATCCGGTACGAGGTCTCGAACTTCGCGAGGCCGGGCGGAGAGTGCCGCCACAACATGGCGTACTGGCGTCAGGACCAGTGGCTCGCGGCGGGGCCTTCTGCGAGCGGGTATTTCGCGGGCCATCGCTGGAAGAACGTTCCACGACTGGATGAGTATCTGGAATCGGATGATGGGGGATTCGCGGCGATTGTCGAGCACGAGCCGCCCGATGCACGGCGCGCTCTCGGCGAGATGCTGATGACGGGCGTGCGGCTTGCAGAGGGGCTGGATCTGGACGCGGCTCTCGCGCGTGCGGATGAGATCTCGCCAGCGATTCGAGCAGATGTGTGGCGCGTGATCGAACGCTACACGAGCTCGTCGCACCTGATGCGGAGCGGGGCTCGGATTGCGCCGACCGAGCAAGGCTTTCTGCTTGTTGATCGGATCGCGAGAGACCTCTTGAGAGCATCGGAGGCCCGTTGACCGAGCATGACCAAGGGCTGGCACCGGGTTGATCGAGGCGCGACTAGCCCAAAGAATGGAGTGTGCGACACCACATCCGCCAGACTCTGTTCGCCTGTGCGACGATCGCGATCGTCGGAGCGGCATCGTGCTCCATGCCGGGTGCCCGTTCTGAACCTCGTCCTTCGAGTTATGCGGGTGCAGCGCAGCCCGTGGCGGTTTCGGCGTCGATGACGCTCCAGGATGCGAGGCGTGTGCAATCCGAGGTGATGGACTTCGCGGACGACATGACCATTCGCCTGGCGGAGGCGATCGACCAGCTCGAGGTTGCGCCATCATCGCTCGAGTCGCGAACGATCGCCCATCGGTTGAAGTTCACCGTGGCGCACGGCGCGACGATCATCGCAGCGGCCCAGAACCCTCGTATCGCGCTCGTTGACATGCTTGTGATGATCTCGCTGCAACGCGCGCTGATCGAACGCAACATCGTGCCGGGAAGATACGGGGCGGAGGCAGACAGACTTCGAGCGGTCTTTGAGTCCTCTGAGTCGCAGATCAGAGGGCTCGCCGAGCGTTCGCTGACGAAGGAGCAGCTCACGGAGATCGATCGGCTGATCCAGCAATGGCTGGATGAGAATCCGACACGCCGTTATGCGGCGTATGTGCGACTCTCGGACTTCGCGGATGCTCGCCAGGTCACGACCGGGCAGGCGGGTCCGAGCCGACCTTCCAACGTGCTCGGATTCCTGTTTCTTGACCCGCTCTCGGGACTGGACCCGACGACTCGCGAGATCGAACAGACACGGCTGTTTGCCGAGCGGGCGATGTTCTATCTCCAACGCGCGCCGATGCTGCTCAGTTGGCAGGCGGAGCTGCTCTATATCGACACGATCAGCGAACCGGAGGCACGCCAGATTCTCGCGAACGTGGCGTCGACGTCCGACGCGATCACGAAACTGTCGGATGAGTTCGCGGAACTTCGGCAGCAACTTCCCAACGTGCTCGCGACCGAGCGTCGCGCCATCATGGAGAGTCTCGACGGCACGATCGACACGCAGCGACGTGCGGCGATCGAGCAGGCGGCCGCGGCTCTTCGTGCGGAGCGGGAGGCGACAATCTCGCAACTCGCTTCGGAGCAGGAGCGTCTCGGCGCAGTCATTGCGGACTTGCATACGCTCGTTGGAGCGTCTACGACGCTGGCCGAGAGCGTCAGAGAAGCAGCGATGAGCGGGACAGAGTTGGCGCTGGCTCTCGGGCTTGACGAGCCATCCGAGCCGGGCTCGGCAACTGCGAAGCTGGCCGCTTATACCGAGGCCATGAGGCAGACCACGCTCGCGGCGGATCGGCTGGGCACTCTCGCAGAGGCACTGGTCTCGGCGACGAATCCGGACCTGGTCGAATCACGCCTCGCGGTGATCGAGCAACGGCTCGAGAACGCTGAGGATTCCGCGAACCGATTGCTCGATCGCGCGTTCAGGATGGGCGTGATGCTGATCGCGATGCTGGTCATCGGGCTGGCGGGCATCGTTGTGTTGGCATCGGTTCTCGGCGTGTTCAGAGCGAAGCGTGCGCAGCACTCGGCTGCGTGACGGCACGACGGCACGACGGGCGTTCAGGCGGTGGACTGTCTGAGCCGAACCAGCTTGCCCTTGCGTTTCACGATGTTCTTGTAGTCCCACTGGATCACGGCGGACTTGGCGAGCCAGCGTTTGAGGTCCTTGGCGACGATCTGGTCGGCGGAGGTGTACCTCACGCATGCGGTCTTGAAGCCGCCCTCTGGCTCAAGCCCCGGCTCATCGAACGACCGGCCGCTCCAGAACATGAGCCGGATGCAGTCCTTCAGCTTGCTGTACCCGACGATGGGGTTGCCGTCGAGGAACCAGACGGGGTGGCGGTGCCAGATCTTGCACTCGGCGCCCTTGAGGTGCTTGTCGATCGCCTTGCTGAGCGTGTCGCAGATGGGCTGGTCAGTCTCGGATTGCGACGCGTTGTAGGCGAGGATGTCCGGGTGGATGGCCATGGGTATTCCTGCTTTGGTCCTGGCAATGCCGGCCTTCTGGCGATTCAACTGCGGCTCAAGACGCTAGCGTCCGCGGTCCAGATCGATCTGCGCTTGTCACGGCTTTGATTTCTTGGGAATCGGCGCAGACAAAGACTTCTCGGCGTTGGCGATCAGCCGCTGCAGCAGACTCCATTGGCCACGAAGCTGAATGCGAATCCGCTGGTCGATGCTCGTATCACCGCCTATTTCGGCCACAGCGTCCGCGGCATGTGATGCGTAGTTCATGAAGGATCCTCTTGGACGCCGCTTGGGCGGCGTCTCTGGATGGGGTCGCAAGTGCGAATAACGCGCGTACAGGTCTCGCCTGTTGATCTTCGCAGGTCCCCCACGGCGCATTGACCTCAATGCCGCACGCCGAGCTCGGTCGACTGATCGACGCATACGCTTGCCAAACTTGACGAGCGTTTGAGGACGAATCAATACGTTCTGTCCATCAAATTCAAGCCCTAAATACTGCAATGCAACTCCCGCGTTCCCCTCTTGTCCGTGACTGTCCATTGAGACTGCCACAAGCGATCCGCTCGAACGCTTACGGAATCTCACCCGCGAAGTCTTGGAGTCCTGTACGGACAATGGCAGCAAAGCAAGCTGTTTCTTGAACACGGCTTCCAAATCCGCTGCTCGTCCACGCGGTGCGATGATCAGAATGTCGTCGCTGTAACGACGGTAACTACCTCCCTCTGCTGCCGCCGCCTTGACCATCACCTCATCGATCTCGAACATCACAATGTTTGCGAGCAAGCCACTAATGGGCAACCCTTGCGGAATCCCCATTTCAGCGCGATTGACATTGATCAGCCCTCGCTTGCGTATTTCTCGATCGAACTCTTCAGAAGTCATCGCGATACTTCGCTCTTTCGCGAAACGTCGCTTGCCGAGGCCGCGAGCTTTGCGAACTTGAGCAAGAGGAACCGTCGCAAACTCCGTGACGGCCTTGAACACTGCGTAGTCGTCTGCGGGCAGCGACGGCTTGTTCAGTAGCTTGGCCCAACTCCTCTTGAGGGCCGTATGCGGTATGCTGTCGAAGAACTTTTCAATGTCCATCGCCACTGCGTCGCACTCACCCGTCGTCACGATTGCCTTGAATGCCTCAGCCGCATGTTGAAAGCTGGCTTTGCCCTTGGCACCAAGCTCGCTACTCACGGGGATTTTTCGATACGCTAGCACAGATGGGGATAGGCATGTCAGTTCTAGTAGCCGTTCATAGGGCTCCCGGAGCTTCCACGAGTAGTAGGAGAAGATATGGGCGTCAGCGTGGGAGGCGTATGCGATCGGACGCGCTTTCACCTTCCACCTCTTCGTGTCCTTCTTCCAACGTCGCTAACGAATACTGAAGCTGATCAACGGCCAGAATGCCCTGTTGGCGATCGCTTCTGGATCGGTGGTCAGTGCAACAGCATCTGATACCGATAACGGTGCATCGAAGTGGATGTACTTGCGGGGCTTGTACC from Phycisphaeraceae bacterium includes the following:
- the hemW gene encoding radical SAM family heme chaperone HemW; this translates as MQDHTELRVIRQRPSGTSRPFLGSSPPLERAAARSLYIHIPFCSHKCHYCDFYSIVDTRDRQSQFTKRLIRELRAIAPNAGGLPLRTLFIGGGTPSLLGLDHWQDLLETLRDAFDLENMRTGLGEFTVECNPDTATPELLGLLRSGYVNRVSMGAQSFHAAHLRTLERHHDPESVPRAIESARAAGIGRQSLDLIYAIPGQTLADLDRDLDSALALGTEHLSAYTLTYEPGTAMTARLSRGEFVRAEEDLEADMFEHVAQRLSSVGLIRYEVSNFARPGGECRHNMAYWRQDQWLAAGPSASGYFAGHRWKNVPRLDEYLESDDGGFAAIVEHEPPDARRALGEMLMTGVRLAEGLDLDAALARADEISPAIRADVWRVIERYTSSSHLMRSGARIAPTEQGFLLVDRIARDLLRASEAR
- a CDS encoding DUF1801 domain-containing protein: MAIHPDILAYNASQSETDQPICDTLSKAIDKHLKGAECKIWHRHPVWFLDGNPIVGYSKLKDCIRLMFWSGRSFDEPGLEPEGGFKTACVRYTSADQIVAKDLKRWLAKSAVIQWDYKNIVKRKGKLVRLRQSTA